The Labrus bergylta chromosome 14, fLabBer1.1, whole genome shotgun sequence region GTAACCTTGGAGTCTCCTCGCTTAGAACAACGTCATCAATGTTTCTCTAATTGTATAAACCAATAAATTCTGCAGCTCTCCTCCCAGTTacccagaaaaaaaagttaagtccCCTGACACTGAAACAGCACGGGCTGTGCGCTCACTGACCTGATAATGAGTCAACTTCTGAGACTCTGAAATGAGGACGGCACTGCAGACTTTACACTGAGAGTCAGAAAACAGGTCACCATGCtcctttatcattttatttactgcaggggggaaagacagaaacaggagATCTCAAATCAAGATCATCTTCTGggaaaacattaaaatcatacaacttcaaaaaaaaaaaataaagttcaaaCAACAGTTACACTGAAGATACTTGAAATTTAGAATACataacttcagaaaaaaaacaaaaagaaacatgttgtaGACCTGACTAATTCAATGCTGTTGACTTAATGTAGAAGATGAACTGATGCATTAACTCATGCAATGAATATCACTCACTTAAATAAAACaggctaaagtgctcatgatggataggccgggtctttgtaatacagcaatgagtaaggtctttttacctgctcttttgtaacataacaatgagtaaggtctttttacctgctcttttgtaacataacaatgagtaaggtctttttacctgctcttctgtaatgttaacagacaaagagtaaggtattttacctgctcttttgtaaagtgtcttgagataacacttgttatgagttgacgctatacaaataaaaattgattgattgactggcAAGCTATCTTTGGAAAGTTGAACAGAGTTTTGAGGCCTTTTGTCATTAAGATCCAGGtgtcatcttaaaaaaaaaaaaaaaaaaaagcttcttaaaGGCGAGACAGGAAAGGTAAAGCCACACTGCCTGAGTTAACAGAGTACAGCAGgagtcagagtaaaaaaaagttttgagaTCAGGAAATTTGATCGTTGTTCCCACACAGACTTCTCAGGTTCCTGGAGGACTTACATTAAAGTGCTCTACATTTAAAGCACTTTGTCCCACACCACGCACTGTAGATGGACAATCCTGGACATcaatttctgccttttaataaggcagttttttcttaccactgtaacttttgctgctttgctaaagtgctcatgatggataggccgggtctttgtaatataacaataagtaagtaaggtcttttacctgctttttgtaatataacaatgagtaaggtctttttacctgctttttgtaacataacaatgagtaaggtctttttacctgctttttgtaacataacaatgagtaaggtctttttacctgctttttgtaacataataagtaaggtcttttacctgctttttgtaacataacaatgagtaaggtctttttacctgctttttgtaacataacaatgagtaaggtctttttacctgctttttgtaacataataagtaaggtcttttacctgctttttgtaacataacaatgagtaaggtctttttacctgctttttgtaacataacaataagtaaggtcttttacctgctttttgtaacataacaatgagtaaggtcttttacctgctttttgtaacataacaatgagtaaggtctttttacctgctttttgtaacatagcaatgagtaaggtctttttacctgctcttttgtaatgttaacagacaaagagtaaggtatttgacctgctttttgtaaagtgtctcgagataacacttgttatgagttgacgctatacaaataaaaattgaattgaattgaagtagTTTACTGTAGTAAAGTATGACTTTCTCTTAATTATAATTTAACAACAATTTGGGGCTGAGCTTATTAGTAGTTTACAGTAATCTTAtcttaaatgtttgtaaacaatGCAAACATGATAAGCTGGCAAGTTGTGGCATCAACAACTTATCAGACTTCACCTGAAACAGGTAGATTTAATGTAagcttcaaaacaaacaaagtattGAGTTAAAGAAATATACTCACTCTTTGTTGTATCTTATACTATAATAAGTACTCTACTGGGACTTGGTAACATAAATTGACTAATAAAGACAGACAGTTCATTtgcattattaaaatgtaacatgtgTCAACAAGCACAAACTCTGGACCAGGACTGAAGGTAAATAAAGCCGCATTAACACCTGCAGacctgctgcagaaacactgaTGATGGCTCCCTCTACATCCACTGTCCCGCAGGCACAGGGATCAATATGCAATTTCACTGAATCAACATGGGATGCAGACATGCTCCCCTCGACCTTGGAGCAGAAAACGGCTGCAGCTAGCTTCAGCTAACCATTTATTAGCAGAGCCGCTGCGCTCACCATTCAACGCcgggctaacgttagcatgcgATAAGCTAACAGCAACACAGGCATGTAAGCGCTTGAGCAGCTCTCGATGGGACTAGGCGCATTGAGGTGCCGTTTTTGCTGAGATAAACATTGAATAAGCCATGAAAGGGGCCATACCCTCCGCCAGCCCCGAAGGTAAGTAAGGAAAATCCTCCGTCTGCATCGCGACGGCCATAATTTCAACTGTTAACCTGCGGAGTCTTCGCGCATGCGCATTGGATAGGGCgcattggagaaaaaaaagcgaAAACAACAAAGAGCCTTCACTCTGCATGTATTTGAATGTGCAAGCAACAGGCGCATGTTAGAGTTGTTTTTAGATATGACAGGAGGTCTTTGAGCCCTTCTGTGGGTCATTTGTTCACGAAGCCCAATTTGTCCCGATAGTATttcaaaatcagaatcagaaatactttaccCCTTTGTAACTTATATTGGAGTACAGAAAGCACAGACTTTGCGAAGAGGCCTTTATGGACTTATTTGGACAGATATTCCTAAAGAGGCCGGTACTCAACCTGTTTTCAACCCTTAATCAAGCTGTTACTCTCTACTGCCTGAAGTCTTGGTCATGTAGCCAGTTTATTTGTAATTCTTTTTGTAATCTCTTGTTATTGTAATTACATTtgctctttatttatgttttctcctcctgtttgttttaagtatttctcttgtctgtttttctctcccccccccctcaccacCATTTTGTGCTATATGCTTGCTTAATTTTGCATTATGTGGGTTGGTTgtaggttttttctttttcttgcctGTATTGTTTAAAACACGGTAATTGATGTAAGTGTTTCTTGCTTGTTGtctttcaatttaaaaataataaagatatattcttaaaaagaaaaagaaataggtGACTTTATTAattccagagggaaattcggtcattacagttacaaaaaaaaatactgcaataAACTGTAGgcctattattattttttgtgtgtgttgaaattATTTTAGTTCATATTTCTAGCTCTATACTATAAACAATAAGTTTAAAAGTTTCTTTGAATTTCATGATTGAACACAAAATTGTTATAATCCATTAAAGTTCCTTTGAGGATTTATTTTAGGctactggttatgaaacagacttgAATAGACTAGAACACAATTATATTAGGTAAGTAGGTTTcacattaattcattaacagCAAGCTGTAGCTGCCTTTTTGTGTAATTTCTACAGTGCAGTTTCTTGATAAACATTtgactgtaataaaaaaaaaaaagaagattattATGTTAATAAACAACATCTACAGGACAAGTTCAGCAAAGGCTATATCCCAAAGTTCACACTTTCAGACTTTGAGGTGCGTTCTGGGTAAGTTTACGAGTGCTTAGTGCTGTCCCACTGTGATGACGTCAGGTGAGTGAGGGCTCTGATGTAAACCTGTAAACAGCAAATTGTGCCCTTTTTGTGACATGATCGCCCAGTCACCCactaaaaacaagtgtttgtgtATTGTAGCATAAGAAAATCGAATCAAAGTGCCAGTGATGTGAAAAGGAAATGCAAATACATTTAAGATAGAAGGATTGATcaattgtttgtgtttttcagtaaaAACAATCAGTGCTAAGGCTTTATGTTAGAGATTGGGATTAGGCCAAAGAAATAAGAGGTAGCCTTCCCCTTTGTCCATATGGGGTCACCAAAAGCAATACAAACTGAAAGGTCCTCACAGTAATCATCAACCACATACTGTTTGCTAACAAAACTTTACGCTAGTAATTAATGCTTATCTTATTGCATTGTAAAACGTGCTCAAAAGACctgtgtttacatcacctgacaacagcAGAAAAATCTGAATATTATAATAAATTGCAAGTTTGAGGCAATTGAGAATACATAAAAGGTGGACACTAATTCAATCTCTTATAGCAAAGTCCTCCCCAGAACTTAACTTTGGTGAAACTTACATCTAGTAGAGAATCGTTCCCTTTGCACATCCTGCCAGGATGAAAGCCAACAAAAGTCACACCACATGccttatgttttgttttttgtttttttttgtagttttgtagTTTAGAGATAGGGAAATAGCTAGAAATCTGGGAGCAGTGGTGATTCTACAGTCCTTTTGGGGGCCCTAAATCCAGTGTTCAGCAGGGCAAtaagagtcattgcaaaatttgcacattatgGTTTGGTGCTTTAGTTTAACTtttgtcagccctctggggCCCCTACTGGTCTTTGGCCCCAATCAGTTGCCTGTTGACTAGCAGCGCCTTTGTctgggagagagcgagagtgggaatgaccatagactgtaaatattacagacATGACAtatgggaaaggagccacaggtcggattcgaacccgggtaGCCCACTCAAGAGGACTTAAACGTCTGTAGCttacatggggtgcacgcacTTACCACATAGGTTACCGGCAACCACtgctttatgtttgtttgatgtgGCTTGCTCAGTAGTGTTGCTGATTGggaagtgaagggcaagaaattcATAAAAGCATTGGTGAGTGAGGTAAGGCAGGTAAGGAGTGTCAGGATTGCTgtcatttcagtcagttttCAGAGgcgctgtttgtcaacaggtAAAGCAGgtaactgcttggggcccctggCCAGTAGGGGGCACCTAAAGGCTGATAAACTGCAACCctgctcaaaatgtgcaaagtttgcaatgacagtaggaaacctccctaagggggccccatttTACAGCACTCATGCATATAATAGTAATTGATGCTTGTCTAGCCCTAAATATGGGACACTTTAataacaaaactgtttttgttggtgtcagattatttataaCACAATGGGGATAAACACTGTTTAGAGGGGAATTTCTGCTGGGCCCCAACTGACCCAAGAATCCCCACTGagtgttctggggcagtaatAGGAGTTACCaggtttttaatattttcctcAAGTTAACACTATTTTATGGCAGATTTTATGGTAAATTTGCCATAAATGTAATTACTGAATTTGGGTTAaattttattaataaaactTTCAAAGTCAATTCTAATCCTATGTTTTATTACTACAGTACCATTTTAGTTTTAAGATAATGAACAGAATATACTAGGATGTCAGTCATCAGTGGGTTTCTGCTGAATAAGAGTTGGCCACTAGATGTAGACAAATAACTATTAACGGTATCCACTCATACATATCAGAGAAGTGTTGCTGTTGTCAGTGCTGTAACGTCGTCTGGATGAGAGGTAGGCCTGATCATGAAAAAGCTGTATTTGACAgagctttttttaaaccagaattTAAGATGCCACAGATTGAACAACCGTTCTTTAAGTTTGtccactttatttttttcattctgcGAAACCTGtgcttttcacattttatttgatcattGATTCGGCCTTTCAGCTCTTTCCAAAAGTGTGTACCCTTTGTGATTACAAATGTTGACACAATGTGTTTGCCCACCTCCTCAATATTGAGGTTGAAATTCTTAAAAATATTAACTATCTGTCTTAAATTAACCCATGTGCGTGCCTTCAGTTTCCGGCGTGTAGCCTAACACGTGAAAGGTCCCTGTTTCAACCTTAAACGTTACAccactttgacattttaaaagaaaaatactcaGAACGAAATTATCACCAGGAAAAGATGACTACCATAATAACTccatttctattttcatttaaagcaaTCTATTAGCTAAGTTGCTTTGATCTAACTCTCAACTCTTCTCTCACCACGAGTTAGGCCACAACGCAAATTTTGTGCCACATCTGCCTCAAAAAAGCAATTCTTCATGACAGTCTAACACCAGTTACAATTATCCACCTTGTTCTCGTTGGCGCTACTGTAGAAGTGATTATGGGTGGAACTTCAGGTGATACAGCGGAAGTAGGAAAAAGCTAGTTCCTTACAGTGGCTAACTAGCTAATCATCAACAGCGGTTCTTTTGAAAAGAATCGTCTTCTAATTTGCAAATActgctttattttttgtcaGATGTTTTACTGTTATATATTAATTTAGGTTATATTATATGTCACAAGTTTTTTTATCCAAAATGTCCCTGCGGAGTTCTGTTACCTGTTGAGCTGTTCGCGGTTGTACTAATAACCAGACTTAGCCAAATTTGTGGCTTGAACAGCGGTGTACTGAACATGCACCGAAGACAAAACGGGATTGTTCCTGTGACACGTTACAGTTTCCATCGCTTACCTGCAGATGATGAATCCCAAAGGACCACCAAAAACGTTGTACCTGTGTTCATTACATTATGTGGGAAATGAAGCCAACGAAGGAAAACTCTTATCCCACTTTGTGGCTGGGCTACGACAGACCATTGGACAAGAAACGTTGTGTCTTAAAAAAGAGTGACAGCAGCGCCAGGAGGACATCAGGTACCGTTAGGATTTCAGGCATGGGGACGTTAGTTTTATTGTTGTCTTTACAGTTTAATGTAACATTAGGGCGATTCATGGCTTTCAGCGGGTTGGTGTCATTTTCTACAGCCAAGATTCAGAGTTAGGGATACATTTGACGGTTCAAACTTGGCAGAAGGAGATTTTTCACgagtaaacacaacttacacaagcacaggacaagatcagcgaagagataagaggtcaaactttgtccccaggggatgcttagtgtgacacaaaggTTTTTAGTTGCAAGGTGTTAAGCTCACAGGTTCACAGTCATTTTGTGTAAAAgtggaaatcatcctttgtaatcagcatttaaaatcaaatgtcattatatataatgaggtgAAATAAGTGTATGTATAAGTGtataaacatgtctgcatgGTTATTATCCTAATTCACCTCAAACACATTTAagccatcataagaattgttttgtattccAGCTTcattggttgcctgataaatcattcaacaaaaatagctattgtagttttttttaacactttatcatacttagggtattataaaaactatcccttcatccaCTGTATCCTCTGAAGTAACTAGGGTTCTTTTTACAAGCAGGCGATATGGTGACTACACgccatctttatatgactgaaatatatttaaaaaactacaaccgatatactgtatgtatggccgatatacaaatagactatatgaagtatatttaatttgtAAGAACTAAAGGTTATATAAATCAATGctgttttttagttcattaatatttcacaactgacaatgctttaattttttagaatgaaataaaaacaatgtcataggtaacaatattgttgaaagcaacGGATTAACTCTgagtttcattttgtaaatcatatgtaagataaaaaatatgagacaaaatgtattaggaataactatgcattttttaattatatatatattacagaatacaattatattgtgtcttgttgttaagtcttaatctattgtttgtggccatctcttcccacatacacatccatagggccccattgtaccaggtcgccctgaaatcctggctgcactagtttcctgttaggggctggtgacagcatagggtcaagtgaaaagtcaaataacttacttttatgttgagataacagtctaaagaagataaaaataagaaaaaacagcGTGCTGTGCCTTGAAACCAATTCCCCAGGCTTTTCTCTCCAGGTCAGTTGTCCAAGTGTAGCTGAATtagatttgttttcttatttgattttatgtgaTTAATGCAGGCAGTCCACTCATTTTTCATGTCTCTCCATGCATCTGAGCTGTGCCTCAGTGATTGTGAAAGTACATTGAACGTTTCCAAGACAAGGGATGATACAGAAAGCAAGCTATCCCTTTAAAACTGGAGCACAACAACAGAACGTTTAGTATTGATAATCTGAAATTATAAAATAACACATAGAAATAGTTTCAATTGTTTGCGTGCCTGCTGTAATTGCTAttcagttttgtgtttctttgtatgGTCTGTAGATTTCCATTGTTATCCCTTCATTCCTCCTCCACTACCGCTTAATATttgaattagttttttttagtgtaGGCCACAAGAATAGaaaattaatgtatttattttgtatttgtttatttaacagggacaaATGCTGTGAACATTGCTTcatatattaaaaacaaagaagatgCCATACAGGTTTCAAGCCGTGGCTAATTTACAAGCCCTGTCCCTGGCTATAGGCTTCAAGgattaaaacaaaatcattagacttaaaaaaatgtagaaacaaTGATActatacaaacacagacattataaactcaattCAAATAAGAGACTAAACAAGACCAAACAGTAAAATGACCCTAACCCTCAATGCTCACAAAACTGCTTCAGTTTTAGCCGCTGTTTTACTTGTGATATGAAGTCATTTTAATGTAGAAAGcatatttttataaatgaaacATATTACCGTACGATTGGAAATTGACTGACATTGCACATTTGTGCCATGAGGTGGCGCCATAGAATTAAATTAACAAAAGAAATCATGCAGAAGAGGATTAATAAAAAGACAGTGTTCTATTTATATGTATACAAATATCAAATAGTAAACCTAATTTTATTATATATACAATTAATGTGCCAATGTGAAACAGTAATAAATTGTTCCAAGTTCCTTTATCTTTTTGGATAATGATAGAAAATGTTGCTAAAAGTGCAAATGTTATTTAAATTGGTAAGCAATTAGGTCCCACTAATTAAATGGTGAAATAATCTTAAATGGTAATAATGGTAAATGTTACAGTCATTGTGTTTATAAACCCATAGGATTTGGCACAAATTAAAGATTTTATCATTCATATGACATGTAAAAAGTTATTTGAAACTGTGATGCAGTGAAATTAATCTTCTTTCCCATACATTTTATTGCACATTCAACATTCAATGCCAATTTTCAAAAGTTCCTATCAAGATCCCTTCCTGATTTTTTTGTAACTAAAATATTTCAGTGAACAACACGAGATAACAGATGCAACAATTGATGATTCATGATAATATGCTTTAATAACTTTAGCAAGTTATTCAAGAAGAACTTCTACACATATCTGTGTTAGAATTGATATCAAGCTTTCTACTTGAAAGAAGCTCAATATTTCTATGCACATATAGGCAGCCTGAAATgagtttatataaatgatgttACAGTAATGTGACTAAGGTACTCTGAACACTACACTTCAGATTAAATTTGCATGATCTAATACCTAAAAAACATAAGACTGGACGTcaaaaggtaaacatttgaATTAGTCAATGTTTGCATTTACTTGTACCAAAAATATTTGACCATtcagtaaaaagaaacattctAGTGATATATCTCAATAAGCAGTGAGGCGAAGATTAAAATAATGTCTGTACAAATACATTATAATCTATTGTCCTGCAAAGGTTTACACAAACTGATTAACACTCAATTCATCATATGCACAAAGTCTCAGCTTCAGTCAGCTATGCAACAGGAATTCTACGTGGTATAACATGAATTAACACTACTTTTTCTTTGTGCTGTCTGGTATAGTTTTGTCTCAGTAAATGAAAAAGCAATAGGGATTAAATAAAAAGGAGAGACAAAAGACTTCACATGCCATAGGTTTCAGAACACATTTTGAAGCAGAGCAGCAACATCACTCTAATCTTTACTAGTTTGCTTCTatccttctttttctgcttaAAAGCCTGAACAGTCGTGCTCTTATGAGCTGAATACTCAACCCATAGATGGCTGGATTAAGAATTGGTGGAAATATCAAAAAgtacaaagacagaaacaactTGGTTTGGTAAGGAAGGCCAGTTGTGTTAAATCGACTTAGTGCTATTTCTAAAAAGCAACCTATTGCGTAGTTAACTATTGCTAGTAGGTGGGGAGTGCATGTCCGGAGGGCTTTGAGCTTGGACTTGCTGAATGACGCTACACATACTCTAAGGATGTGTGcatatgaataaaatattataCAAATCTGTGGAACTGCGTACACAACTACAGATAACAGACCGATTATGTTGACAATCGACGTATCAGAACAGGCCAGTTTGACTAAAATGTAATTCATGCAGTACAACTTTTCAATTGTTCTTTCACAATACCTCAGCTGaagagtgaaaataaaaacaattaaaaaggcAAACATGGGAAAGAGCCAGGTAAAAACAATCAGTTTAACAAGTCTTTGTGACATGATGGCATGATAAAGCAGTGGATAACAAATGGCCACATACCTGTCATAACTCATCGCTGCAAGAATTGTGAATTCAGTTATGGCATATGTGTGTACTGCATAGATCTGTGTCTGACAAAGTGCCAGAGATATGTCATATGAGCGTAACAACAGGTTGCTCAGGACTGCTGGCAGTAAAGCTGTGCTTCCATACAGACCATTCACTGCCAAGTTACACACCAATAAGTACATGGGCTCATGCAGGCTTTTTTCATGATAAATCACACCGATTAAGATGACATTTTCAACAATAATGGTGATGTATATCataaggaaaatgaaaaagtaCAATGGCTTCAGCTTTTCCATTCCATAGTAAGCATACAGATGAAAAGACGTCACTTCAGAGACATTCTTCATCCTGACAGATATTAATCTTTGCACATTTATATAATCTGTATAAATTTTCACTCTACTACACAATCTGAGGCAAACCGGTTTTACCTGTGTGAAACCCCCCTCTCATCATGTATTTAACTTTACTTTTATACCCTTAACATTAGTCCCTCTCTGGAATTCGGTCTTGCATTATGTCTCACCTCCATGGCAAATCCTGCATGTGGGGGTGTGGTGTCACTGCCATGAAATCATACAAACTGCTGTATTGCATACAAATCCCAAAGGCATCAGTCttaacaaaacatgtttacaaacactgcaaacaagagaaaaaaataaagtataaatgatGTTCTCATGGCAACATTTCTATGTACCTGACAAGTGAATGTTCAACACCAACATCCATTCACTAACTGTGAAGATCATCCTAAACAGGAAATTCCTATTTGATAGGCCTCAATGATAAGGGGGAACAGGTTTAGTAATATCTCCCTTTTAggataaaaacactga contains the following coding sequences:
- the LOC114921169 gene encoding olfactory receptor 52D1-like — protein: MKNVSEVTSFHLYAYYGMEKLKPLYFFIFLMIYITIIVENVILIGVIYHEKSLHEPMYLLVCNLAVNGLYGSTALLPAVLSNLLLRSYDISLALCQTQIYAVHTYAITEFTILAAMSYDRYVAICYPLLYHAIMSQRLVKLIVFTWLFPMFAFLIVFIFTLQLRYCERTIEKLYCMNYILVKLACSDTSIVNIIGLLSVVVYAVPQICIIFYSYAHILRVCVASFSKSKLKALRTCTPHLLAIVNYAIGCFLEIALSRFNTTGLPYQTKLFLSLYFLIFPPILNPAIYGLSIQLIRARLFRLLSRKRRIEAN